Genomic window (Gammaproteobacteria bacterium):
CAGCAGCAGGCTGCGGTCGATCTTCAGCATGTCCAGGTCCAGGCCGACAAACTGCGACAGGCCGCTGTGGCCCGTGCCGAAATCATCCAGCGCCACGGCGATGCCCAGCGAGCGCGCGACGTCGATGCCGGTGCGGCCGATGTCGCTCAGCGCCTGACGCTCGGTCACCTCCACGACCAGCCGCGTGAGCCAGGGCTCCAGCCCGAGGTCCTGCACGATCTGGCCGATGCGCCCGGTGCCCAGTACTGACGGCGGGATGTTGACGCTGACGTAGAACTCGGGGCGGCGCTCGAACAGCGGCACGATGTCGCTGCGCACCGCCGAGAGCAGCCGCCGGATCAGCACGTACTGCGCCTCCGGCTCGCGCTCGAGTTCCTCCATGAGCCGGCCGGCGGACGCCGCGCCGCCGTCCGCCGACACCAGGCGGCTGAGGACCTCGAAACCGGCGACCCGCCCGGTGTTGAGGTCGACGACGGGCTGGTACCAGGCGGTGAGGCGCCGGATGCGGCTATCGTCGGCCGTGGTCATCGGCGGCTCCCGTACCGGCCACCGCGGCAGCCCCGAGCAGCGGCACCGGATCGAGCACCCAGCCCTTCTGCTCGCGACGCGCCGGGCTCGGGATGGCATAGGCCAGCTTGCCGCGGTTGCGGTTGACCTCGTCCATGTCGATGCGCCAGCCCCTGCGCTCCCACTCCTTCTGTGACTCGCGGTAGTAGAGGATGCACTTGTCGGAGTTCACCATGAACTCCCGGGTATTGGTGTC
Coding sequences:
- a CDS encoding EAL domain-containing protein; its protein translation is MTTADDSRIRRLTAWYQPVVDLNTGRVAGFEVLSRLVSADGGAASAGRLMEELEREPEAQYVLIRRLLSAVRSDIVPLFERRPEFYVSVNIPPSVLGTGRIGQIVQDLGLEPWLTRLVVEVTERQALSDIGRTGIDVARSLGIAVALDDFGTGHSGLSQFVGLDLDMLKIDRSLLLPILENRAAARMLRGIVGLAAALRLRTVAEGVESWEQAFFLRAAGVDQGQGYFWSKAVPARELEALLDQGFAGTLLRPPSR